A genomic window from Anthocerotibacter panamensis C109 includes:
- a CDS encoding thylakoid membrane photosystem I accumulation factor, with the protein MGGRWWLGLLLLGASLGIPVQAGLKDNSYEGDIFVIYGGNGYIASPRTTLEQSLERGQPVMLLFYVNDSKDCKAYAPAVSRLQVEFEREVNFIALNVDGLPELPKTEAQRYFKGQVPYTVLIDRTGKVLYQASGAKTYNELRPLLKQVAQKTAPPTP; encoded by the coding sequence ATGGGTGGCCGTTGGTGGTTAGGGCTGTTGCTCCTGGGAGCGAGTTTGGGGATTCCAGTACAGGCTGGGCTCAAGGACAATTCCTACGAGGGCGATATTTTTGTTATCTATGGCGGGAATGGCTATATTGCCTCACCGCGCACGACGCTAGAGCAATCTCTGGAGCGGGGGCAGCCGGTGATGTTACTTTTTTATGTGAATGACTCCAAGGACTGCAAAGCCTATGCCCCAGCGGTCAGCCGCTTGCAGGTCGAATTTGAGCGGGAGGTCAATTTCATTGCGCTCAATGTCGATGGTTTGCCCGAACTGCCTAAGACTGAGGCCCAGCGCTACTTCAAGGGTCAAGTTCCCTACACTGTGCTCATCGACCGCACCGGCAAGGTCCTCTATCAGGCCAGTGGAGCCAAGACCTACAACGAACTCAGACCCTTATTAAAACAGGTGGCCCAGAAGACAGCACCGCCTACGCCTTAG
- a CDS encoding vWA domain-containing protein, translated as MLDITTCAHRPYFQANSPIPQKLFLLVRARSTGAATGSRPPTAIVLLMDTSGSMRELVTAPDQSTGRMVEVDGRIYEEAMGGKTKQDLLLEALHGVVDLPGLTEHDQIALIRFDDKASVVAPMGAATPRLHNQINALRHFSGGTMLGQGLKLALQELARVTTPCNRRVVLLTDGQTQDEATCQTLASQFAAQKISITTVGVGSEYNEDLLADLAEQTQGQPVHVVLHQAQPPSIPVTELPQWFARQWQSISQEVVTNLTLTVRTVKDVTVDRITRVYPFQAEVDLKESPYPLGNIEAQEPALFVLELTLPPRPVTRVRLAQLQFTYAVPGLAYQGENPTEQVIVEFSEDSRLTGQLDSEVMGYVQQRNLDALVRQATKQARHDPQKAAQTLLVARQMTQRLGNKAMTLALDRAAHELNQTGTLSSNTAKTVRIGVKTQTIKLAQTTLPDDTEIRRLTGA; from the coding sequence ATGCTGGACATCACAACTTGTGCCCATCGCCCCTATTTCCAGGCCAACAGTCCCATCCCCCAAAAGTTGTTCCTCCTGGTCCGCGCCCGCTCCACAGGAGCAGCTACCGGCTCGCGCCCCCCTACAGCCATCGTTCTACTTATGGACACCTCCGGCTCTATGCGCGAATTGGTCACCGCGCCCGACCAGAGCACCGGGCGGATGGTCGAGGTGGATGGTCGGATCTACGAGGAAGCCATGGGAGGGAAAACCAAACAAGATTTACTCCTTGAGGCCCTCCATGGGGTCGTGGATCTTCCCGGTCTGACCGAACACGACCAGATCGCACTCATCCGCTTCGACGATAAGGCGAGTGTAGTCGCGCCCATGGGGGCTGCTACCCCCCGCCTCCACAACCAGATCAACGCCCTGCGCCATTTCTCCGGCGGAACGATGTTGGGTCAGGGGCTCAAACTCGCGCTACAGGAACTCGCCCGCGTCACCACCCCCTGCAACCGCCGGGTAGTCCTACTTACCGATGGTCAAACTCAAGATGAAGCCACCTGTCAGACGCTAGCTAGCCAATTCGCCGCGCAGAAGATCAGTATCACCACCGTCGGTGTGGGCAGCGAATACAACGAAGACCTCCTTGCAGATCTCGCTGAACAGACCCAGGGCCAGCCCGTCCATGTGGTCCTCCATCAAGCCCAACCCCCCAGCATCCCGGTCACAGAACTGCCCCAGTGGTTTGCCCGCCAATGGCAGTCCATCAGCCAGGAAGTCGTCACCAACCTCACGCTGACGGTGCGGACCGTGAAGGATGTGACCGTAGACCGCATCACCCGCGTTTACCCCTTTCAGGCCGAAGTAGACCTCAAAGAGTCCCCCTACCCGCTAGGCAACATAGAAGCCCAAGAGCCCGCCCTCTTTGTCCTCGAACTCACCCTCCCCCCGCGCCCTGTCACCCGAGTACGCCTCGCCCAACTCCAGTTCACCTACGCAGTACCCGGTCTCGCTTACCAGGGTGAAAACCCCACCGAACAGGTCATTGTCGAATTCAGCGAGGACTCCCGCTTGACCGGACAACTCGACTCCGAAGTGATGGGCTATGTCCAGCAGCGCAACCTTGATGCTCTCGTGCGTCAAGCTACAAAACAGGCCCGCCACGACCCGCAAAAGGCCGCTCAAACGCTCTTGGTCGCCCGCCAGATGACCCAACGCCTCGGCAACAAAGCGATGACTCTCGCCCTCGACCGCGCTGCCCACGAACTCAACCAGACCGGCACGCTCTCCTCCAATACCGCCAAAACCGTGCGCATCGGCGTCAAGACCCAAACCATCAAACTCGCCCAGACCACCCTCCCCGACGACACTGAGATCCGCCGTCTAACCGGAGCCTAG
- a CDS encoding 6-carboxytetrahydropterin synthase, with the protein MRCTIVRRERFTATHRYWLEECSPEENLVRFGPTTRVHGHDYTLFVTMAGAVDGYGMVLNLSDVKHHIRRLVTKPLDYQLLNEVWPEFQRTLPTTEWMAIAMFNRLAPHLPVSQVRLYEHDALWAEYSGEAMNAYLTISTHFAAAHRLALDTLSLDENTEIYGLCARVNGHGHNYGLEVTVTGEVDPRTGMLVDLVALQQAIDTHVIQPFDHTFLNKDLPYFAQVVPTAENIALYIAQLLKEPIQVLGAHLHKIKLIESPNNAAEVIVP; encoded by the coding sequence ATGCGCTGCACGATTGTCCGGCGGGAACGCTTCACCGCTACCCACCGCTACTGGCTTGAGGAGTGCTCCCCCGAGGAGAATCTAGTCCGCTTCGGGCCTACTACCCGCGTCCACGGTCATGACTACACGCTTTTTGTGACGATGGCCGGGGCTGTGGACGGCTACGGCATGGTGCTCAATCTTTCGGACGTCAAGCACCACATCCGCCGCCTTGTCACCAAGCCTCTGGACTATCAACTGCTCAATGAAGTTTGGCCGGAATTTCAGCGCACCCTGCCTACTACTGAGTGGATGGCGATAGCCATGTTTAACCGGCTTGCACCACACCTGCCGGTGAGCCAGGTCCGGCTCTACGAGCACGACGCCCTCTGGGCCGAATATTCAGGAGAAGCCATGAACGCCTATCTGACCATCTCCACTCATTTTGCTGCTGCCCATCGGCTGGCCCTCGATACCCTGAGTCTGGACGAGAACACTGAAATTTACGGCCTCTGCGCCCGAGTGAATGGTCACGGCCACAACTACGGTCTAGAGGTCACCGTCACGGGTGAAGTGGACCCCCGTACAGGCATGTTAGTAGACCTCGTAGCACTCCAGCAGGCGATTGACACCCACGTCATCCAACCCTTCGACCACACCTTTTTAAATAAAGACCTCCCCTACTTCGCTCAGGTCGTCCCTACAGCAGAGAATATTGCGCTGTATATTGCCCAATTGCTCAAAGAACCTATTCAGGTACTTGGTGCCCATCTCCACAAAATCAAACTCATTGAAAGCCCCAACAATGCCGCTGAAGTAATAGTTCCGTGA
- a CDS encoding response regulator, whose amino-acid sequence MRIILIEDHDLTRAGMKLTLQKEGFDVVAEAANGRQGLAAVERYQPDVAIVDIGLPDIDGVDVTREIKSKYPDTRVVILTLQDMEETVMAAFAAGADSYCMKDIAKENLTRALQATADGVSWLDPSIAGKVLKQLKATTPASRDTVTIHAEAGDYTEMLEAYPLTKREMEVLELIVQGCSNQEIAEKLYVTVGTVKTHVRNILSKLCVDDRAQAAVRALRTGLVA is encoded by the coding sequence ATGCGCATTATCCTTATCGAAGATCATGACCTCACCCGTGCTGGCATGAAGCTCACCCTCCAAAAAGAAGGATTTGACGTGGTGGCGGAGGCCGCTAACGGGAGACAGGGTCTTGCTGCGGTGGAACGATATCAGCCCGATGTTGCCATTGTTGATATTGGGTTACCCGATATCGACGGAGTGGATGTGACCCGCGAGATCAAGTCGAAGTACCCCGATACCCGAGTGGTCATCCTGACCCTCCAGGACATGGAGGAGACCGTGATGGCTGCCTTTGCCGCTGGAGCGGATTCTTACTGTATGAAGGACATTGCCAAGGAGAACCTGACTCGGGCATTACAGGCGACTGCCGATGGCGTTTCCTGGCTCGATCCCTCCATTGCAGGCAAAGTGCTCAAGCAACTCAAGGCCACTACCCCTGCTAGCCGCGATACCGTCACCATCCACGCCGAGGCTGGGGACTACACTGAAATGCTCGAAGCCTACCCCCTGACCAAGCGCGAGATGGAAGTCTTGGAACTGATTGTTCAAGGCTGTAGTAACCAGGAGATTGCTGAGAAACTCTATGTCACCGTCGGTACGGTTAAGACCCATGTGCGCAATATCTTGAGCAAACTCTGTGTCGATGACCGGGCACAAGCAGCCGTCCGTGCCCTACGAACCGGCTTAGTTGCCTGA
- a CDS encoding DUF2949 domain-containing protein, which yields MLLEQLLTPHEYRTVEKVARGQGNTTQLPLVAWAMGFISLPQLDQILTGYEVHMAY from the coding sequence ATGCTCCTCGAACAACTCCTCACGCCCCATGAATATCGGACCGTCGAAAAAGTTGCCCGCGGTCAAGGCAACACCACCCAACTACCCCTAGTGGCTTGGGCCATGGGATTTATCAGCCTCCCGCAGCTCGACCAGATCTTGACGGGCTATGAAGTACACATGGCCTACTGA
- a CDS encoding fatty acid desaturase, protein MVNLLTGADIRSRNRELLQRLEKISYQEILSTIPRECFEKNTLRGMLAVLLHLGILATSYTLWTYAPVWLAPLFWVWVGTVLWGNFVLAHDCGHRSFSPFNGLNDCIGHTLLLPTLYPFHSWRIMHNRHHTWTNHQEKDNSWRTITPEKYLAMSVFDRFWYRNAHSYAWWFASEIHLFLYHYDKAKFRPQEWSEARFSIAMVLGFGAIFFPALVYYTGFWGLVNYWLMPWLVFHFWLSTFTMIHHNHPDVPYYHPEDWTPVKAQLFGTVDCSYPWWVELVAYNIGIHVPHHLTTAIPYYNLPKAQAALKTRWPDFIHEARFRWSYVQKIVSTCHLCDREGYHVPVSTIAHQHVKS, encoded by the coding sequence GTGGTTAATCTACTAACAGGGGCGGATATCCGCTCCCGCAACCGTGAGCTGTTGCAGCGTCTTGAAAAAATAAGCTACCAAGAGATTCTGTCCACGATCCCCCGAGAATGTTTTGAAAAAAATACCCTGCGTGGCATGCTGGCCGTTTTGCTCCATCTAGGCATCCTGGCTACTTCCTATACGCTGTGGACCTACGCCCCTGTCTGGCTCGCTCCCCTGTTTTGGGTCTGGGTGGGGACGGTCCTGTGGGGGAATTTTGTACTCGCGCACGACTGCGGGCATCGTTCTTTCTCGCCCTTTAACGGGCTCAACGATTGCATTGGGCACACGCTGCTCCTGCCCACGCTCTATCCTTTTCATAGTTGGCGGATCATGCACAACCGTCATCACACCTGGACTAATCATCAAGAGAAGGACAACAGTTGGCGTACCATCACCCCAGAAAAATATCTGGCAATGAGCGTCTTTGACCGCTTCTGGTACCGTAATGCCCACAGCTACGCCTGGTGGTTCGCCTCGGAAATCCACCTGTTCCTCTACCACTACGACAAGGCCAAGTTCCGTCCGCAGGAGTGGTCGGAAGCGCGTTTTTCGATAGCGATGGTGTTGGGTTTCGGGGCTATTTTCTTCCCTGCTTTGGTTTACTACACGGGCTTTTGGGGGCTGGTGAACTACTGGCTGATGCCCTGGCTGGTGTTTCATTTCTGGCTGAGTACCTTCACGATGATTCACCACAATCATCCCGACGTGCCCTACTACCATCCTGAGGACTGGACTCCGGTCAAAGCGCAGCTCTTTGGAACGGTGGATTGCTCTTATCCCTGGTGGGTTGAACTGGTAGCCTATAACATCGGCATCCATGTACCGCACCATCTGACCACGGCGATCCCCTACTACAACCTGCCCAAGGCGCAGGCTGCCCTCAAGACTCGGTGGCCTGATTTCATCCATGAGGCACGCTTCCGCTGGTCTTATGTCCAGAAGATCGTCAGCACCTGCCACCTCTGCGACCGGGAAGGCTACCATGTCCCGGTCAGCACCATTGCTCACCAACACGTCAAGAGCTAA
- the bchM gene encoding magnesium protoporphyrin IX methyltransferase: MTQDDKTIVREYFNTTGFERWQRIYGEDDGVNRVQRAIRRGHQRTVKAILERLGAVEGTKVCDAGCGVGSLSIPLAQRGACVLASDISEQMVTEARRRWQATGLEGDLEFAVQELEALRGRFDTVICVDVLIHYPLPQAIAMLEHLSRLAQNRLLFTFAPKTVLLSLLKQVGGFFPGASKATRAYQHSEEELRRVLEQMGWRISGRVAIDEQFYFARLLDCTRG; this comes from the coding sequence ATGACTCAGGATGACAAAACCATCGTTCGCGAGTATTTCAATACCACCGGATTTGAGCGCTGGCAGCGTATCTACGGCGAGGACGACGGAGTTAACCGGGTCCAAAGGGCCATCCGGCGGGGACATCAGCGGACAGTCAAAGCCATTCTGGAGCGGCTAGGAGCCGTTGAGGGCACTAAAGTCTGTGATGCCGGGTGCGGCGTAGGAAGCTTGAGCATCCCTCTGGCGCAACGGGGAGCCTGCGTCCTCGCAAGTGATATCTCCGAACAAATGGTCACCGAAGCCCGACGGCGCTGGCAAGCAACCGGCCTGGAGGGAGACTTGGAATTTGCAGTCCAGGAACTAGAAGCGTTGCGTGGACGCTTCGATACGGTAATCTGCGTCGATGTGCTGATCCACTATCCCTTGCCCCAGGCTATCGCCATGCTCGAACACCTGAGTCGTCTGGCCCAAAACCGCCTCCTCTTCACCTTTGCTCCCAAGACCGTGCTCTTGAGCCTACTCAAACAGGTGGGCGGGTTCTTTCCGGGGGCAAGCAAGGCGACGCGTGCCTATCAGCATTCCGAGGAGGAACTGCGCCGGGTCCTCGAACAGATGGGCTGGCGGATCAGCGGACGGGTCGCCATCGACGAACAATTTTATTTTGCCCGTCTCCTCGACTGCACCCGAGGGTAG
- a CDS encoding beta-propeller fold lactonase family protein: protein MSTLHSHRFFVWGSWLVGLVGLLGFYPSPAHAQTGAEGFKVTHTLKVGRAPHGIRFSPDGLRAYVALSGDDKIAVLDLKTLKVTQKLPAGKTPLDLVPLDEADTWAITQFRGDTVVGRRYQGKDATLGPWSVGKGPSLFSPQVVKGRAYLVSEFADQFSVLDTRTGAVVARFPTGKRPYPADVTPDGVLAFVPNRADGTVTVLDLLNQKVAATPKVCAGPRGGGLTPDGISYVVACSDSGELVYLNTASYEVVARVRAGVGPKPFSVAMTPDGRYGLVNNTGGKTLSILDVAARKIVGAIAVGAQPIVVRMHPDGKRALVSCEGSGTVHILTLPPPPPPITPARKNEVIVLGTIHSNHLTSTRYSLEVLRKLIQQIRPDYVLAEIPPNRFERALMDFQTKGTIEEPRVKIFPEYVDVLFPLTKTLSFTIVPTAGWNEAMNTFRNTALERLSKDPARREDWAAYLAGNQKSAAALAARQGDDDPYFIHTDQFDALTEIGLEPYNRLFNNDLGTGGWDTINRAHYGNIARTLDAHQGEGKRFLITYGSAHKGWFLRELRQRQDITLLEVAPFLDQITQKAG from the coding sequence ATGTCCACGCTGCACTCCCATCGTTTTTTTGTCTGGGGCTCATGGCTTGTGGGGCTCGTTGGGCTTTTGGGCTTTTACCCGAGCCCTGCTCATGCCCAAACCGGGGCCGAGGGGTTTAAGGTGACCCACACGCTCAAAGTGGGACGCGCGCCCCACGGCATCCGCTTCAGCCCGGACGGTTTACGGGCCTATGTCGCCTTGAGCGGGGATGACAAGATCGCGGTCCTGGACCTCAAAACCCTGAAGGTGACCCAAAAACTGCCAGCCGGAAAAACGCCCCTCGACCTAGTTCCCCTAGACGAAGCGGATACCTGGGCTATCACACAGTTCAGGGGCGACACCGTGGTGGGCAGGCGCTACCAGGGTAAAGATGCCACGCTTGGACCCTGGTCGGTGGGGAAGGGTCCATCCCTGTTTTCCCCGCAGGTGGTGAAGGGACGGGCTTATCTGGTGAGCGAGTTTGCAGATCAGTTTAGCGTTCTGGATACCCGCACGGGCGCGGTTGTTGCCCGTTTTCCCACCGGCAAGCGCCCCTATCCGGCAGACGTGACCCCGGACGGCGTGCTCGCCTTTGTCCCCAATCGTGCAGACGGCACTGTGACCGTCCTCGACCTGCTCAATCAAAAAGTCGCCGCCACCCCCAAAGTCTGCGCCGGACCGAGGGGCGGGGGGCTCACCCCGGACGGCATTTCCTATGTCGTCGCCTGTAGTGATAGTGGGGAGTTGGTCTACCTCAACACGGCGTCCTATGAAGTAGTTGCCCGAGTCCGTGCAGGAGTCGGCCCCAAACCCTTCTCGGTGGCGATGACCCCGGACGGACGCTATGGGCTGGTAAACAATACTGGGGGGAAGACGCTCTCGATTTTGGATGTCGCCGCCCGCAAAATAGTAGGCGCTATCGCTGTGGGAGCACAACCCATCGTCGTGCGGATGCACCCGGACGGGAAGCGAGCCTTGGTCTCCTGTGAAGGGAGCGGCACCGTCCATATCCTCACGCTGCCCCCACCGCCGCCGCCTATCACCCCCGCCCGCAAAAACGAAGTCATCGTCCTCGGCACCATCCACAGCAACCATCTGACGAGCACACGCTACAGCCTGGAGGTATTGCGCAAGCTAATCCAGCAAATCCGGCCCGACTATGTGCTCGCCGAGATCCCTCCCAACCGTTTTGAGCGCGCCTTGATGGACTTCCAGACCAAGGGCACCATCGAAGAGCCCCGCGTCAAAATTTTCCCGGAATATGTGGATGTCCTCTTTCCACTCACCAAGACCCTCTCCTTTACCATCGTGCCGACTGCGGGTTGGAACGAAGCCATGAATACTTTTCGTAATACAGCGCTAGAACGACTGAGCAAAGACCCCGCCCGCCGTGAAGATTGGGCGGCCTATCTAGCTGGCAATCAAAAGAGCGCTGCCGCTCTTGCCGCCCGTCAGGGCGACGACGACCCTTATTTCATCCACACCGACCAATTCGACGCCCTCACAGAAATTGGCCTCGAACCCTACAACCGGCTCTTTAACAACGACCTGGGGACCGGCGGCTGGGATACCATCAACCGCGCCCACTACGGCAACATCGCCCGGACCCTGGACGCCCATCAAGGAGAGGGGAAGCGCTTCCTCATCACCTATGGTTCCGCGCACAAGGGCTGGTTTTTACGGGAATTGCGCCAACGCCAGGATATCACCCTGTTGGAGGTCGCACCGTTTCTTGACCAGATTACCCAGAAGGCTGGTTAG